The following proteins come from a genomic window of Acinetobacter baumannii:
- a CDS encoding GNAT family N-acetyltransferase: MSLTTPVELVGEHVILKPLDVTQAEALKEAVCDGELYNLWYTRVPRPEQMTAEIERRLDLQKSGSMLPFYIEDRKTGRALGMTTLMHIEEAHRRVEIGSTWYRKSAQRTPVNTECKKLLLTHAFETLNCIAVELRTSSLNVQSQAAIVRLGAKLDGVLRSHQIVKDDILRDTHVYSILKHEWPAVRQNLEWLLSKPR; this comes from the coding sequence ATGTCTTTGACTACACCTGTTGAATTAGTGGGTGAGCACGTTATTTTAAAGCCGCTAGATGTAACTCAAGCTGAAGCGCTCAAAGAGGCCGTTTGCGATGGGGAGCTCTATAATCTTTGGTATACCCGTGTGCCAAGACCTGAACAGATGACTGCTGAAATTGAAAGACGTCTTGATTTGCAAAAATCCGGCTCTATGTTGCCTTTTTATATTGAAGACCGAAAAACGGGACGAGCGCTGGGCATGACAACACTCATGCATATTGAAGAAGCGCATCGCCGTGTAGAAATTGGTTCGACATGGTACCGAAAGTCTGCACAGCGTACGCCTGTAAATACTGAATGTAAAAAACTATTGCTAACTCATGCATTTGAGACTTTAAACTGTATTGCGGTTGAGTTACGCACATCTTCATTAAATGTTCAAAGCCAAGCCGCGATTGTACGCTTGGGTGCAAAGCTCGATGGTGTGCTAAGAAGTCATCAAATTGTGAAAGATGATATTTTGCGGGACACTCATGTTTACAGTATTTTAAAACATGAGTGGCCTGCGGTCCGTCAAAATCTAGAATGGCTATTGAGCAAACCGCGTTAA
- the pdxR gene encoding MocR-like pyridoxine biosynthesis transcription factor PdxR — MARMAKVVELPSIAKIDKSKGKISAQLTQALREAVQSGDLQPGDPLPSSRELALTLGVARGTIIEAYDQLLAEGVFDSQPRTGTYVSHALIKTSVIQHSSKENKPNSISLTKSARSYAKVLDEFKPLPHVPFAVSVPVGRTQPSDIWRKFGNKYRSRGAGVPSGYGEPQGVLSLRIAIADYVRRSRSVHCEPEQIVITPGIQQSLYICSQILFEAKDEVWVEDPAYRGTTAIFEHTVQNIRMVRVPVDEEGIQVETGIKLSKHARAAFVTPSHQYPLGMPMSLARRTALLAWAKQQNAWIIEDDYDSELRYNGQPFPSLQGMAPDQVIYLGTFSKVLFPSLRLGYAVLPTELVAPFCGLRVLIDRHPPAADQHVLAAFIQEGYLERHIRRTRNVYAEVREYIIGLIEKYIPQELAWLQPGDQGMHMVLWLAQHINDIDVASSAVDAGIAIKAISPTFSKERRRSGLIVGLGDFEPELMQQAIKKLSKIIQQHAKSM; from the coding sequence ATGGCAAGAATGGCAAAAGTTGTGGAACTTCCGTCTATTGCAAAGATTGATAAAAGCAAAGGAAAGATAAGTGCTCAACTGACTCAAGCTTTACGTGAAGCTGTACAAAGTGGTGATTTACAACCCGGCGATCCATTGCCTTCTTCTCGTGAACTAGCTTTAACCCTAGGTGTCGCTCGCGGAACCATTATTGAAGCTTATGATCAGCTTTTAGCTGAAGGTGTGTTTGACTCTCAACCACGAACTGGCACTTATGTGTCTCATGCTTTGATTAAAACATCTGTAATACAACACTCATCAAAAGAAAATAAACCTAACTCGATATCTTTGACCAAATCGGCACGTTCTTATGCCAAAGTGCTTGATGAATTTAAGCCACTTCCCCATGTTCCTTTTGCAGTATCTGTCCCCGTCGGTCGTACTCAACCAAGTGATATCTGGCGTAAATTTGGTAATAAATATAGATCACGGGGTGCAGGTGTTCCTTCAGGATATGGTGAACCTCAAGGTGTATTATCACTAAGAATTGCTATAGCAGACTATGTACGACGGTCACGTTCTGTCCACTGCGAACCTGAACAAATTGTGATTACGCCCGGCATTCAACAATCACTTTATATTTGCAGCCAAATTTTATTTGAGGCGAAAGATGAAGTTTGGGTTGAAGATCCTGCTTATCGCGGTACAACAGCCATTTTTGAGCATACTGTACAAAACATTCGAATGGTGCGTGTTCCTGTTGATGAAGAAGGCATTCAGGTTGAAACCGGAATTAAACTTTCTAAACATGCGCGTGCTGCTTTTGTAACACCCTCTCACCAATATCCACTTGGCATGCCGATGAGTCTAGCAAGACGCACGGCATTATTAGCTTGGGCAAAACAGCAAAATGCATGGATCATTGAAGATGATTATGACAGTGAACTTCGTTACAACGGTCAGCCCTTCCCATCTTTACAAGGCATGGCACCTGACCAAGTGATTTATCTTGGGACTTTCAGCAAAGTCTTATTTCCATCGCTTAGGCTTGGCTATGCAGTGTTGCCTACAGAACTGGTAGCTCCTTTTTGTGGGCTTAGAGTATTAATTGATAGACACCCGCCTGCTGCCGACCAACACGTTTTGGCTGCTTTTATTCAAGAGGGTTATTTAGAACGGCATATTCGACGTACTCGAAATGTCTATGCAGAAGTTCGAGAATACATTATTGGCTTGATTGAAAAATACATACCTCAAGAACTGGCTTGGTTACAACCGGGCGATCAAGGCATGCATATGGTGTTATGGCTTGCTCAACATATTAATGATATTGACGTTGCAAGCTCGGCAGTCGATGCAGGTATTGCCATCAAAGCAATTTCACCGACATTTTCAAAAGAGCGGCGACGTTCGGGTTTAATTGTCGGCTTAGGCGATTTTGAACCCGAACTAATGCAACAAGCTATCAAAAAATTATCAAAGATTATTCAACAGCACGCCAAATCAATGTAG
- a CDS encoding MFS transporter, whose amino-acid sequence MLQNTMHRQVLILASSQSLFQTVSVMVMTIGGLAGANIANTPTLATLPIASMFLGTALMMFPASMLMARVGRRNGFLFGAFLGVLGGIIAAMGIFYSSLMLLALGTLCVGAYQSFAQFYRFAASEVANDAFRSRAISWVMAGGIVAALIGPTLARFGGPLFQHLEYIGSFLIISIISLVAMGILSNLHIADTVEQKSNFTAGRPWQQIVFQPTYLVALFGAVTGYGIMILGMTATPIAMRHSHHELGSITTVIQLHVLGMFLPSFFTGNLIARFGVLKIMFAGLLLFACYIGFALSGIQFTSFAISLILLGVGWNFLFIGSTSLLTGTYSVAEKAKAQAINDMTVFVVGLICSFSAGALLDLFGWKAMNIALIPWLVIAAASLFWLSQKREKQFV is encoded by the coding sequence ATGCTTCAAAATACCATGCACCGCCAAGTATTAATTTTGGCGAGTTCCCAATCACTTTTCCAAACCGTTTCTGTCATGGTCATGACCATTGGTGGCTTGGCTGGGGCAAATATTGCAAATACCCCAACACTTGCAACGCTGCCTATCGCCTCTATGTTTTTGGGTACGGCTTTAATGATGTTCCCTGCATCAATGCTCATGGCACGTGTAGGACGACGTAACGGTTTTCTATTTGGCGCTTTTTTAGGTGTGCTCGGTGGCATTATCGCAGCAATGGGTATTTTTTATAGCTCACTCATGCTTCTGGCTTTGGGTACGCTATGTGTCGGGGCCTATCAATCCTTTGCTCAGTTTTACCGTTTTGCTGCCAGTGAAGTGGCAAATGATGCGTTCCGCTCACGCGCTATTTCTTGGGTAATGGCAGGTGGAATTGTTGCAGCACTGATTGGCCCAACTTTAGCACGCTTCGGCGGACCTTTATTCCAGCATTTAGAATATATCGGTTCATTTTTAATTATTAGTATCATCTCACTTGTGGCAATGGGCATTTTATCTAACCTACATATTGCCGATACAGTTGAGCAGAAATCCAACTTTACTGCTGGTCGTCCATGGCAACAGATTGTCTTTCAACCGACCTATTTAGTTGCTCTGTTTGGTGCCGTCACAGGTTATGGCATTATGATTTTAGGTATGACCGCAACACCAATTGCTATGCGGCATTCACACCATGAACTTGGGTCAATTACGACAGTCATTCAACTACATGTACTTGGTATGTTTTTACCCTCATTCTTTACTGGAAACTTAATTGCTCGCTTTGGTGTGCTTAAAATCATGTTTGCAGGTCTTTTATTATTTGCTTGCTATATCGGATTTGCTCTCTCAGGTATTCAGTTCACATCTTTTGCAATATCTTTAATTTTATTGGGTGTGGGATGGAACTTTTTATTTATTGGCAGTACTTCTTTACTCACAGGAACTTATTCTGTGGCTGAAAAAGCCAAGGCCCAAGCCATTAACGATATGACCGTTTTTGTTGTCGGTTTGATTTGTTCGTTTAGTGCAGGTGCTTTACTGGATTTATTCGGCTGGAAAGCAATGAATATAGCGTTAATACCATGGTTGGTGATTGCCGCAGCTTCTCTCTTCTGGCTAAGCCAAAAAAGAGAAAAGCAGTTTGTTTAA
- a CDS encoding FMN-binding negative transcriptional regulator, with the protein MYIPDDFAENRLDVLHSLIADYPFGVLFTHGSNGLDANHLPFELQTNEGKFGMLHAHVSRNNSVWQDIKNGDEVLVVFQAGDAYISPNWYPSKHEQHRQVPTWNYRVVHAYGKVTIRDDERYVRGVVARLTRTHEASQPEPWKMSDAPKDYLEPMLKAIVGIEIEITKLQGKSKLGQNKERRDILGAADGLSKSGHQTIANAMYSVAELNK; encoded by the coding sequence ATGTATATCCCTGATGATTTTGCAGAAAACCGTTTGGATGTATTGCATTCTCTTATTGCAGACTATCCATTTGGGGTGCTTTTTACGCATGGAAGTAATGGCTTAGATGCAAATCATCTTCCATTCGAGTTGCAAACAAATGAAGGGAAATTTGGCATGCTACATGCCCATGTGTCACGAAATAATTCTGTTTGGCAGGACATTAAAAATGGAGATGAGGTATTGGTCGTTTTTCAAGCAGGCGATGCGTATATTTCACCAAACTGGTACCCATCCAAACATGAACAGCACAGACAAGTACCTACATGGAACTATAGGGTTGTGCATGCTTATGGCAAAGTGACGATTCGAGATGACGAACGTTACGTTCGCGGTGTTGTGGCTCGTTTAACCCGTACTCATGAAGCATCTCAACCTGAACCATGGAAAATGTCCGATGCACCAAAGGATTATCTTGAACCGATGTTAAAAGCCATTGTAGGTATTGAGATTGAAATTACCAAGCTGCAAGGAAAATCAAAACTTGGGCAAAACAAAGAACGCCGAGACATTTTAGGCGCGGCAGATGGCCTATCGAAATCTGGTCATCAAACTATAGCGAATGCCATGTACAGTGTGGCTGAGTTAAATAAATAA